A stretch of the Azorhizobium caulinodans ORS 571 genome encodes the following:
- a CDS encoding transporter substrate-binding domain-containing protein — protein MTEHTGEAARLPSGAVFPQERIRAALNFGNVLFTTQDDAGAPVGLGPDLMHALADHFGLGLDIRSYAQPPDVVADANTDAWDVTILAIEPAREAFVAFAAPMTRIEATCVVDAAYTETSLAELDRPGFRLAAMDRSGYELYLSRTLKAATLVKTASFAESIARFNAGEADAVAGLATMLAGRLPDMPRGRLMPHSFQTIHHGFAVPHALAPLLPAINAFVAQSAASVITQAVSRHGIVGLTPA, from the coding sequence ATGACGGAGCATACGGGCGAGGCGGCTCGGCTGCCCTCTGGAGCGGTGTTCCCGCAGGAGCGCATCCGGGCCGCATTGAACTTCGGCAACGTGCTGTTCACCACGCAGGATGACGCGGGCGCGCCTGTGGGCCTCGGACCGGACCTCATGCACGCGCTCGCGGACCATTTCGGCCTCGGGCTCGACATCCGCTCCTATGCCCAGCCGCCGGATGTGGTGGCGGATGCCAATACGGATGCGTGGGACGTCACCATTCTGGCCATCGAGCCGGCGCGCGAGGCATTCGTTGCCTTTGCCGCGCCGATGACGCGGATCGAGGCCACCTGCGTGGTGGACGCCGCCTACACCGAGACCTCTCTGGCGGAACTGGATCGGCCCGGCTTCCGCCTCGCCGCCATGGATCGCAGCGGCTACGAGCTTTACCTCAGCCGGACGCTGAAAGCGGCCACCCTCGTCAAGACCGCCTCGTTCGCCGAATCCATCGCGCGCTTCAACGCCGGGGAAGCGGATGCCGTGGCGGGCCTCGCCACCATGCTCGCCGGGCGGCTGCCGGACATGCCCCGCGGGCGCTTGATGCCGCACAGCTTCCAAACCATCCACCATGGCTTCGCAGTGCCGCACGCTCTGGCGCCCCTGCTGCCGGCGATCAATGCCTTCGTGGCGCAGAGCGCCGCTTCGGTGATCACGCAGGCCGTCTCCCGCCACGGCATTGTCGGGCTGACGCCCGCCTGA
- a CDS encoding sterol desaturase family protein: protein MSLFQISSLLAPLSPSDPALGWKGLAWDFAALYGLVIAGILVVLVTVGTFFEVMNARHPERRIQKNRINKRKWQELAHAPGSIAIIAFCFSGGLFAQAQGWTISPLPLTWWSGPLMLAISVVLYDAWFYWIHRLLHWKPLYRFHALHHKSVAPTVWTNHHESLMEGLLNQAFYLILPFILPIPWQMLVLQKLYDQASGMLGHAGFEHFASPAGRTPFPFASTVFHDQHHGHFKYNYGHTFSWWDRLMGTLHPRYDATLESFEPAHMQAPTAQGETKAAKAE, encoded by the coding sequence ATGAGCCTCTTCCAGATCTCCTCGCTTTTGGCGCCCCTTTCCCCCAGCGATCCCGCCCTCGGCTGGAAGGGCCTCGCCTGGGATTTCGCGGCACTCTACGGCCTTGTCATCGCCGGCATCCTCGTGGTGCTGGTGACGGTGGGCACGTTCTTCGAGGTGATGAACGCCCGCCATCCCGAACGGCGCATCCAGAAGAACCGCATCAACAAGCGCAAGTGGCAGGAGTTGGCCCATGCGCCCGGCTCCATCGCCATCATCGCCTTCTGCTTTTCCGGCGGCCTGTTCGCTCAGGCGCAGGGGTGGACCATCTCGCCTCTGCCGCTCACCTGGTGGTCCGGCCCGCTGATGCTGGCCATCTCGGTGGTGCTCTATGATGCGTGGTTCTACTGGATCCATCGCCTGCTGCACTGGAAGCCGCTGTACCGCTTCCATGCCCTCCACCACAAAAGCGTCGCCCCGACGGTCTGGACGAACCATCACGAGAGCCTCATGGAGGGCCTTCTCAACCAGGCCTTCTATCTGATCCTCCCCTTCATCCTGCCGATCCCGTGGCAGATGCTGGTGCTCCAGAAGCTCTATGACCAAGCAAGCGGCATGCTGGGCCATGCGGGCTTCGAGCATTTCGCCTCGCCAGCCGGGCGCACGCCCTTCCCCTTTGCCTCCACGGTCTTCCATGACCAGCACCACGGGCACTTCAAATACAATTACGGCCACACCTTCTCCTGGTGGGACCGGCTCATGGGCACGCTGCACCCGCGCTATGACGCGACGCTGGAGAGTTTCGAGCCCGCGCACATGCAGGCGCCGACGGCGCAGGGCGAGACCAAGGCCGCCAAGGCGGAGTGA
- a CDS encoding phosphoserine transaminase → MTSNDAPHQKPANPNFSSGPCAKRPGWSLDALRDAPLGRSHRAKVGKAKLKLAIDLTRDVLEVPDDYRIGIVPASDTGAVEMVLWSMLGARGVDMLAWESFGEGWVTDVAKQLKLENVRTLTAPYGELPDLKAVNFENDVVFTWNGTTSGVMVPDADWIPADRAGLTICDATSAAFAQPLDFAKLDVVTFSWQKVLGGEAAHGMLILSPRAVERLETYKPAWPLPKIFRMTKGGKLIEGIFEGETINTPSMLCVEDYIDALHWAKSVGGLPGLKERANRNFEVIAQWVHRTPWVDFLATDPVTRSNTSVCLKVVDPAVTTLPADAQAAFAKAITSGLEKGDIAYDIGSYRDAPAGLRIWCGATVQATDIEALTHWLDWAFTVAKGSLPQAA, encoded by the coding sequence ATGACGAGCAATGACGCGCCGCATCAGAAGCCGGCGAACCCCAATTTTTCGTCTGGACCTTGCGCCAAGCGCCCCGGGTGGTCGCTGGATGCACTCCGCGACGCCCCTCTGGGCCGCTCGCATCGCGCCAAGGTGGGCAAGGCCAAGCTGAAGCTGGCCATTGACCTTACCCGCGACGTTCTTGAGGTTCCGGACGACTACCGCATCGGCATCGTGCCGGCGTCCGACACCGGCGCCGTGGAAATGGTGCTGTGGTCCATGCTCGGCGCCCGCGGCGTCGACATGCTCGCATGGGAAAGCTTCGGCGAGGGCTGGGTGACCGATGTCGCCAAGCAGCTCAAGCTCGAGAATGTCCGCACGCTGACCGCGCCCTATGGCGAACTGCCGGACCTGAAGGCCGTCAATTTCGAGAATGACGTGGTCTTCACCTGGAACGGCACCACCTCCGGCGTGATGGTGCCGGATGCGGACTGGATTCCGGCGGACCGCGCCGGCCTCACCATCTGCGACGCCACCTCGGCCGCCTTCGCGCAGCCGCTCGATTTCGCCAAGCTCGATGTGGTCACCTTCTCCTGGCAGAAGGTGCTGGGCGGCGAGGCCGCGCACGGCATGCTCATCCTCTCCCCGCGCGCGGTGGAGCGGCTTGAGACCTACAAGCCTGCCTGGCCGCTGCCGAAGATCTTCCGCATGACCAAGGGCGGCAAGCTCATCGAAGGCATCTTCGAGGGCGAGACCATCAACACGCCCTCCATGCTCTGCGTGGAAGACTATATCGATGCCCTGCACTGGGCGAAGTCCGTGGGCGGCCTGCCGGGCCTGAAGGAGCGGGCAAACCGCAATTTCGAGGTCATCGCCCAGTGGGTGCACCGCACGCCGTGGGTGGACTTCCTCGCCACCGATCCCGTCACCCGCTCCAACACCTCGGTGTGCCTGAAGGTGGTGGACCCGGCCGTGACCACACTGCCGGCCGATGCCCAGGCCGCCTTTGCCAAGGCCATCACCTCCGGCCTTGAGAAGGGCGACATCGCCTACGACATCGGCTCCTATCGCGATGCGCCGGCCGGCCTGCGCATCTGGTGTGGCGCCACCGTGCAGGCGACCGACATAGAGGCCCTCACCCACTGGCTGGACTGGGCCTTCACCGTCGCCAAGGGCTCCCTGCCGCAAGCGGCCTGA
- a CDS encoding Orn/Lys/Arg decarboxylase N-terminal domain-containing protein: protein MSTPTKAHHRLGMKALVVDDEIALETAAGRALRGLVAELERRDIRIVTAATSSDAIAIVGSDPALQCVLLDWDLGPDGHAPAIAVLETLRARNHTVPVFLLADRSVASTVPAKVMAQVDDFVWLLEDTIDFVGGRVEAAVERYRATVLPPMFGALVKFARVHEYSWHTPGHTGGTAFLKSPPGRAFFEFFGEPLLRSDLSISVGELGSLLDHSGPIGASEKYAARVFGSHRTYHVTNGSSTSNRVILMASVSRDQIALCDRNCHKSAEHAMTMSGAVPTYLVPTRNHYGIIGPIPPERLTTAAVRQAIEANPLTAGLADRIPKHAIITNSTYDGLCYNVSRVEELLGGSVDRLHFDEAWYGYARFNPLYRDRHAMHGDPSAHGADKPTVFATQSTHKLLAALSQASFIHVRDGRRPIPHCIFNETFMMHASTSPLYPIIASNDVSAAMMDGPGGAALTGESIAEAVAFRQMMSRLANEAAEQGDWFFDCWQPDTVRDPKTGRVTPFHEASPEALATDPSCWVLKPDAQWHGFGAIEDGYCMLDPIKVSVVTPGVAPGGGLMPVGIPASLVTAYLDARGIVVEKTTDFTILFLFSLGITKGKWGSLVSALCDFKRDYDANLPIELAIPPLAETTGDRYLGLGLKDLADTMFAAMDELKTTAMMAQAFSLLPHPDFSPVQAYERLVQGQVEQVTLDELAGHTVATGVVPYPPGIPLLMPGENAGPADGPVLGYLKALEAYDLRFPGFAHDTHGVEVEDGRYLIHRIVR from the coding sequence ATGAGCACGCCCACCAAAGCGCATCATCGCCTCGGCATGAAGGCCCTCGTCGTCGACGACGAGATTGCACTTGAAACGGCTGCGGGCCGCGCGCTGCGGGGACTGGTGGCGGAACTGGAGCGGCGGGACATCCGCATCGTCACCGCCGCCACCTCGTCAGACGCCATCGCCATCGTCGGCTCGGACCCGGCCCTGCAATGCGTCCTGCTGGACTGGGATCTCGGGCCGGATGGCCATGCCCCGGCTATCGCGGTCCTTGAAACGCTGCGCGCGCGCAACCATACGGTCCCCGTGTTCCTGCTGGCGGACCGCAGCGTCGCATCCACCGTGCCGGCGAAGGTCATGGCGCAGGTGGACGATTTCGTCTGGCTGCTGGAAGACACCATCGACTTCGTCGGCGGGCGCGTCGAGGCGGCCGTGGAGCGCTACCGCGCGACCGTGCTCCCGCCCATGTTCGGCGCCTTGGTCAAGTTCGCGCGGGTGCATGAATATTCCTGGCACACGCCGGGCCACACGGGCGGAACGGCCTTCCTGAAATCCCCGCCCGGCCGCGCCTTCTTCGAGTTCTTCGGCGAGCCCCTGCTGCGCTCCGACCTCTCCATCTCGGTGGGTGAGCTTGGCTCGCTGCTGGACCATTCCGGTCCCATCGGCGCAAGCGAGAAATACGCCGCGCGCGTCTTCGGCTCCCACCGCACCTATCACGTCACCAACGGCTCCTCCACCTCCAACCGCGTCATCCTGATGGCGAGCGTGAGCCGCGACCAGATCGCCCTGTGCGACCGCAACTGCCACAAGTCCGCCGAGCACGCGATGACCATGTCCGGCGCCGTGCCGACCTATCTGGTGCCGACCCGCAACCATTACGGCATCATCGGCCCCATTCCGCCCGAGCGGCTGACGACGGCGGCGGTGCGCCAGGCCATCGAGGCCAATCCGCTGACCGCAGGCCTGGCAGATCGGATACCTAAGCACGCGATCATCACAAACTCCACCTATGACGGCCTGTGCTACAACGTCTCCCGCGTGGAGGAACTGCTGGGTGGCAGCGTGGACCGGCTGCATTTCGACGAGGCGTGGTACGGCTACGCGCGCTTCAATCCCCTCTATCGAGACCGCCATGCCATGCATGGCGATCCGTCGGCCCATGGCGCGGACAAGCCGACGGTCTTCGCCACCCAGTCCACGCACAAGCTGCTGGCGGCGCTGTCTCAGGCCTCCTTCATCCACGTGCGCGACGGGCGCCGCCCGATCCCGCACTGCATCTTCAACGAGACGTTCATGATGCACGCCTCGACTTCGCCGCTCTATCCCATCATCGCCTCCAACGACGTGTCGGCGGCGATGATGGATGGTCCCGGCGGCGCGGCGCTGACGGGTGAGTCCATCGCCGAGGCCGTCGCCTTCCGGCAGATGATGTCGCGTCTCGCCAATGAGGCGGCCGAGCAGGGCGACTGGTTCTTCGACTGCTGGCAGCCGGACACGGTGCGCGACCCGAAGACCGGGCGCGTGACCCCCTTCCACGAGGCATCGCCGGAAGCGCTCGCCACCGATCCGTCCTGCTGGGTGCTGAAGCCGGACGCCCAGTGGCACGGCTTCGGCGCCATCGAGGACGGCTATTGCATGCTCGACCCCATCAAGGTCTCGGTGGTGACGCCGGGCGTCGCGCCGGGCGGCGGACTGATGCCCGTGGGCATTCCCGCAAGCCTCGTCACCGCCTATCTCGATGCCCGCGGCATCGTGGTGGAGAAGACCACGGACTTCACCATCCTGTTCCTGTTCTCGCTGGGCATCACCAAGGGCAAATGGGGCTCGCTCGTCAGCGCCCTGTGCGACTTCAAGCGGGACTACGACGCCAACCTGCCCATCGAACTCGCTATTCCGCCGCTCGCTGAAACCACCGGCGACCGCTATCTCGGCCTGGGCCTGAAGGATCTGGCGGACACCATGTTCGCGGCCATGGACGAACTGAAGACCACCGCCATGATGGCGCAGGCCTTCTCCCTCCTGCCGCATCCCGATTTCAGCCCCGTGCAGGCCTATGAGCGGCTGGTCCAGGGGCAGGTGGAACAGGTGACGCTGGACGAACTCGCCGGCCATACGGTCGCGACCGGCGTGGTGCCCTACCCGCCCGGCATCCCGCTCTTGATGCCCGGCGAGAATGCCGGCCCGGCAGATGGCCCCGTGCTCGGCTATCTCAAGGCGCTGGAAGCCTATGACCTGCGCTTCCCCGGCTTTGCCCACGACACGCACGGCGTGGAGGTGGAGGACGGGCGCTATCTCATCCACCGCATCGTGCGCTGA
- the adiC gene encoding arginine/agmatine antiporter translates to MSSTDTAPAASTDAEAAKIGLVPATLMVAGNMMGSGVFMLPANLAAIGSIAVIGWLITIAGAVALALTFARLAAIDPAAGGPYAYARKAFGDYMGYQTNLIYWLANVVGNVGLAVAGLGYLTAFFPALKDPLTSALAQVALIWFFTYANILGPNVVGRLQSFTTVFALIPILGMAVFGWFWFSPATYAEGWNVSGKESGAAIMATLNFTLWAFIGVESASVSAGVVRNPQRNVPIATVGGVVLAAVAYILSSTVIMGMIPNKALIASSAPFADAARLALGDIAGSAVAICAALGCLGSLAGWTLLVGQTAKAAADDGLFGAVFAKVNAKGVPSAGLAIVAAIMTVQVFATMSPTASQQFGKIASIAVIMTLLPYIYSAISIKVLGYRKMPTHQYNIYVLVGLGAAAYSLVALVGSDGEQTRWSLIFVIATIVFYSAAITRKREIEEKHLVPGGAAPTWIRYVTVTATILALAGLFWMSIGRYETQNLRTRSPVPPAQTTMPAPVGTTK, encoded by the coding sequence ATGTCCTCCACCGACACCGCCCCTGCCGCTTCCACCGACGCCGAGGCCGCAAAGATCGGCCTCGTGCCGGCGACCCTGATGGTCGCCGGCAACATGATGGGATCGGGCGTCTTCATGCTGCCCGCCAATCTCGCCGCCATCGGCTCCATCGCCGTCATTGGCTGGCTGATCACCATCGCCGGCGCCGTGGCGCTGGCGCTGACCTTCGCCCGCCTCGCGGCCATCGATCCGGCGGCCGGTGGTCCGTATGCCTATGCCCGCAAGGCCTTCGGCGACTATATGGGCTACCAGACCAACCTCATCTACTGGCTGGCCAATGTGGTGGGCAACGTGGGCCTCGCGGTGGCCGGGCTCGGCTATCTCACCGCCTTCTTCCCGGCACTGAAGGACCCGCTCACCTCCGCCCTGGCGCAGGTGGCGCTCATCTGGTTCTTCACCTATGCCAACATCCTCGGCCCGAACGTGGTCGGCCGGCTGCAGTCCTTCACGACGGTCTTCGCCCTCATCCCCATCCTCGGCATGGCGGTGTTCGGCTGGTTCTGGTTCTCTCCGGCAACCTATGCGGAGGGCTGGAACGTCTCCGGCAAGGAGAGCGGGGCGGCCATCATGGCGACGCTCAACTTCACCCTCTGGGCCTTCATCGGCGTGGAGAGCGCCTCCGTATCGGCGGGCGTGGTACGCAATCCGCAGCGCAACGTGCCCATCGCCACTGTGGGCGGCGTGGTGCTGGCAGCTGTCGCCTACATCCTCTCCTCCACCGTCATCATGGGCATGATCCCGAACAAGGCGCTCATCGCCTCCTCGGCACCCTTTGCGGATGCCGCGCGGCTGGCACTGGGCGATATCGCGGGCTCGGCGGTGGCCATCTGCGCGGCGCTGGGCTGCCTTGGCTCGCTCGCCGGCTGGACGCTGCTCGTCGGCCAGACTGCGAAGGCGGCAGCGGATGATGGGCTCTTCGGAGCCGTGTTCGCCAAGGTGAACGCGAAGGGCGTGCCCTCGGCGGGCCTTGCCATCGTCGCCGCGATCATGACCGTGCAGGTGTTCGCGACCATGTCGCCGACCGCCAGCCAGCAGTTCGGCAAGATTGCGTCCATCGCGGTCATCATGACGCTGTTGCCCTACATCTATTCCGCCATTTCCATCAAGGTTCTGGGCTACAGGAAGATGCCCACGCACCAGTACAACATCTATGTTCTGGTGGGCCTCGGGGCTGCCGCCTACAGCCTCGTCGCCCTCGTGGGCTCGGACGGCGAGCAGACCCGCTGGTCGCTGATCTTCGTCATCGCCACCATCGTCTTCTATTCGGCGGCCATCACCCGCAAGCGGGAGATCGAGGAGAAGCATCTGGTGCCCGGAGGCGCGGCGCCCACCTGGATCCGCTATGTGACGGTGACAGCCACCATCCTCGCACTCGCCGGCCTGTTCTGGATGTCCATCGGACGTTACGAGACTCAGAACCTGCGGACCCGCTCGCCCGTCCCGCCCGCACAGACGACGATGCCCGCGCCCGTCGGGACGACGAAATAG
- a CDS encoding PRC-barrel domain-containing protein, producing the protein MRRTFLALAATAALALPALPALAQTAASTDVFVKAAPTDVLSYNLIGLNVTNGNNETVGEIKDLILSQGQLSGYILSVGGFLGMGERYVIVRPSSVKVTYSENDKKWMATMDATKDQLKGAPEFKYEGRWKR; encoded by the coding sequence ATGCGCCGCACCTTCCTTGCGCTTGCCGCGACCGCCGCTCTTGCTTTGCCGGCCCTGCCCGCGCTTGCGCAGACCGCCGCTTCCACCGACGTGTTCGTGAAAGCCGCGCCGACGGACGTGCTGAGCTACAACCTGATCGGCCTCAACGTGACCAATGGCAACAACGAGACGGTGGGCGAGATCAAGGATCTCATCCTCTCGCAGGGCCAGCTGTCCGGCTACATTCTCTCGGTCGGCGGCTTCCTCGGCATGGGCGAGCGTTACGTGATCGTCCGCCCGTCGTCGGTGAAGGTCACCTATTCCGAGAACGACAAGAAGTGGATGGCGACGATGGACGCCACCAAGGACCAGCTCAAGGGCGCGCCCGAGTTCAAGTATGAGGGCCGCTGGAAGCGCTGA
- a CDS encoding DUF4114 domain-containing protein has protein sequence MATTYTAVQNTTYFDYSSYQLATSAQVSALAAVPATNLSATNLGQVQSLLTQTMFGNAKAAPPADTSLPAPIPLVAVADLTTQTGLNDLGFIDQDQGSSENGYAFQLKVADIASSTITVGLVVNRNADPTALLSMPWADRQVALADQTAVWATYGGSKFYSGVQSTVESLTGASTLTVEDGYNSSADSRTVWLNLTPAQFKTLFNTDLLVYAGANQFYGSYVNYAWSGNLSLPSNIQSQVSGIWVSTLTPTPYGSPTPNPAAPVALSQGAQSPGNSQTGANESNPTPTQVAEAYNFPLTSKGVVTTPIGLVEGGVPANLETALNAYRTSVLGLPAYTGSQFQIISGANARIGVGDPGEESLDVSIIAGAAPNSQQLYYAYTGNQTFVGYQNAIFDSVNNPSVLSSSFTDQQRFSPNSPFASAYQGLFVDAALKNMSVFLSSGDGGSGGEYGAGTAMGRPSHSSPYAVIVGGASISNLQTASGDPTLSSLYTAGMTNDPVTLMALTASGMKVLPQHMTAETYSIFVQTVWNTYSVNGESINSSYASNSASTGGINAGSLIPSYQTDFGLTPTNAQGETGRGLPDVSALAGGNSKYSILNGGASAGTSAATPLWAALTAQIDTIFKDQGLPQLGYFNDLLYQAAAIAPGSFSDVTIGNNTSTYYLYTGTEADKPYVLTQSGTKVVPTGLGYPASAGYDQATGLGTPNGLLLARALSTIAHSQFDAHPAAPVLTGIGDTSAQSGAAQSLLVQATGALGAYELNDGGHVVQGVSEGNALAWSSRLAQQVMQKDFDPDLVRLLDGGAQATPTTVHADAGASLSSSVAGLPLGLYQADLTSQYGFASFGGVSSGVTVARPVAVADVADDGAAHQAVVRLRQNGVDATSLMLYKVDDLSGTVDGIAPGDPGYAAAAAAHAYVVGGAAGPVPDPGYGNYTEAVVNGVHHGDLVAMALTNGTQTYWGFPPANESVGGASVTHLWSYGLNTFGFEDTFGGGDRDYNDLIVQLDFTSLQGHGWIA, from the coding sequence ATGGCGACGACTTACACGGCCGTTCAGAACACGACCTATTTCGATTACTCCAGCTACCAGCTCGCGACCTCGGCGCAGGTTTCCGCGCTGGCGGCTGTGCCGGCCACCAACCTCTCCGCCACGAACCTCGGCCAGGTCCAGTCGCTTCTGACCCAGACGATGTTTGGCAACGCGAAGGCGGCGCCCCCGGCGGATACCAGCCTTCCCGCCCCGATTCCGCTCGTGGCGGTCGCCGACCTGACCACGCAAACGGGCCTCAACGACCTTGGTTTCATCGATCAGGATCAGGGCAGCAGCGAGAACGGCTACGCCTTCCAGCTGAAGGTTGCCGACATTGCGTCGTCCACCATCACCGTGGGCCTCGTTGTCAACCGGAACGCGGACCCGACGGCGCTGCTGTCCATGCCATGGGCGGACCGGCAGGTGGCGCTGGCGGATCAGACCGCCGTGTGGGCCACATATGGCGGCAGCAAGTTCTATTCCGGCGTTCAGTCCACGGTGGAGAGCCTGACCGGCGCCTCCACCCTCACCGTCGAAGACGGCTACAATTCCTCGGCAGACTCCCGCACCGTCTGGCTCAACCTGACGCCGGCTCAGTTCAAGACCTTGTTCAACACGGACCTGCTCGTCTACGCCGGCGCCAATCAGTTTTACGGCAGCTACGTCAATTACGCGTGGTCGGGCAATCTCTCCCTTCCGTCCAACATCCAGTCGCAGGTCTCGGGCATCTGGGTGTCGACCCTTACTCCCACGCCCTATGGCTCGCCTACCCCCAATCCGGCCGCTCCGGTTGCGCTGTCACAGGGCGCGCAGAGCCCCGGCAACAGCCAGACGGGCGCCAACGAGTCGAATCCCACGCCGACGCAGGTGGCGGAGGCCTACAATTTTCCGCTGACCAGCAAGGGCGTGGTCACAACGCCCATCGGCCTCGTGGAGGGCGGCGTTCCGGCAAATCTGGAAACCGCGCTGAACGCCTACCGCACCTCGGTGCTGGGACTGCCGGCTTATACGGGCAGCCAGTTTCAGATCATCAGTGGCGCCAATGCGCGTATCGGAGTGGGAGATCCTGGCGAGGAATCGCTGGACGTGTCGATCATCGCCGGAGCCGCGCCCAATAGCCAGCAGCTCTATTACGCCTATACCGGCAACCAGACCTTTGTCGGTTATCAGAATGCGATCTTCGATAGCGTCAACAACCCATCCGTCCTGAGTTCCTCATTCACCGATCAGCAGCGCTTCTCTCCGAACTCACCCTTCGCCAGCGCCTATCAGGGCCTGTTCGTGGATGCCGCCCTGAAAAACATGTCGGTGTTCCTGTCCTCCGGCGATGGCGGCTCCGGCGGCGAATATGGCGCTGGCACGGCCATGGGGCGCCCCTCCCATAGCTCGCCTTATGCCGTCATTGTCGGTGGCGCCTCCATCTCGAACCTTCAGACCGCCAGCGGCGATCCGACACTCAGCAGTCTGTACACGGCCGGCATGACCAATGATCCGGTCACGCTGATGGCGCTCACCGCGTCCGGCATGAAGGTGCTGCCGCAGCACATGACGGCAGAGACCTACAGCATCTTCGTGCAGACGGTGTGGAATACCTATTCCGTGAACGGGGAGTCGATCAATTCGAGCTATGCCAGCAACAGCGCCAGCACCGGCGGCATCAATGCGGGATCGCTCATTCCCTCCTACCAGACGGACTTCGGCCTGACGCCCACCAACGCCCAGGGCGAGACGGGCCGGGGGCTGCCGGATGTCTCCGCACTGGCGGGCGGCAATTCCAAATACAGCATTCTCAACGGCGGCGCGTCTGCCGGCACCAGCGCCGCGACACCCCTGTGGGCCGCGCTGACCGCGCAGATCGACACCATCTTCAAGGATCAGGGCCTGCCGCAACTCGGATACTTCAACGACCTGCTCTATCAGGCGGCGGCCATCGCGCCCGGCTCCTTCAGCGACGTGACCATCGGCAACAACACGTCCACCTATTACCTCTACACGGGAACGGAAGCGGACAAGCCTTATGTGCTGACGCAAAGCGGCACCAAGGTCGTTCCCACGGGCCTCGGCTATCCGGCCTCCGCGGGCTACGATCAGGCAACCGGCCTCGGCACCCCGAACGGCCTCCTGCTCGCGCGGGCCCTCAGCACCATCGCGCACAGCCAGTTCGACGCTCATCCGGCGGCTCCCGTGCTGACCGGCATCGGTGATACGTCGGCACAGAGCGGTGCCGCCCAGAGCCTGCTGGTGCAGGCGACGGGGGCGCTCGGCGCCTATGAACTGAATGACGGTGGCCATGTGGTGCAAGGGGTGAGCGAGGGCAATGCGCTGGCCTGGAGCAGCCGGTTGGCGCAGCAGGTGATGCAGAAGGACTTCGATCCGGATCTCGTGCGTCTTCTGGATGGCGGTGCGCAGGCAACGCCCACCACGGTCCACGCCGATGCGGGCGCGTCACTCAGCAGTTCGGTGGCCGGGCTGCCGCTGGGGCTTTATCAGGCGGATCTCACGTCGCAGTACGGCTTCGCGTCGTTCGGCGGCGTCTCTTCGGGCGTCACGGTGGCGCGGCCGGTTGCGGTGGCCGACGTGGCCGATGACGGCGCGGCGCATCAGGCCGTCGTGCGGCTCCGCCAGAACGGCGTCGATGCCACCAGCCTCATGCTCTACAAGGTGGATGATCTCTCCGGGACGGTCGACGGCATCGCGCCCGGCGACCCGGGCTATGCCGCCGCGGCTGCGGCCCATGCCTATGTGGTCGGGGGAGCGGCCGGTCCCGTACCGGACCCGGGCTACGGCAATTATACGGAGGCCGTGGTGAATGGGGTCCATCACGGCGATCTTGTCGCCATGGCCCTGACCAACGGTACGCAGACCTATTGGGGCTTCCCGCCGGCCAATGAGAGCGTCGGCGGTGCGTCTGTCACCCATCTGTGGAGCTACGGGCTCAACACCTTCGGCTTCGAGGACACCTTCGGTGGCGGCGACCGGGACTATAACGACCTGATCGTGCAGCTGGATTTCACCAGCCTGCAAGGTCACGGCTGGATCGCCTGA